The Zingiber officinale cultivar Zhangliang chromosome 10A, Zo_v1.1, whole genome shotgun sequence genome contains a region encoding:
- the LOC122028228 gene encoding cell division cycle protein 48 homolog: MDIIDLEDESIDAEILNSMSVTNEHFKTALGSSNPSALRETVVEVPNVSWDDIGGLENVKRELQEVVCWICLRFYVHQV; this comes from the exons ATGGACATAATTGATCTAGAAGATGAATCAATTGATGCTGAGATTCTCAATTCTATGTCTGTTACAAATGAACACTTTAAGACTGCTTTGGGATCTAGTAACCCATCTGCCCTCCGTGAAACT GTTGTTGAAGTACCAAATGTCAGCTGGGATGATATTGGTGGGCTGGAAAATGTCAAGAGGGAACTGCAAGAGGTAGTTTGCTGGATATGTTTGAGGTTTTATGTCCACCAAGTGTGA
- the LOC122026711 gene encoding polyubiquitin-B-like, with the protein MDVTFYTDDGDKGFVVEIGFFDTVAEIKEKVQFFAGYPVASQKLVFNGQELRDDADTERCGILHNSSVQILVASDPSCAKEEDDGDALDQTVKVNVVVSRSSPDRRLSLEASACDTVHRLKARIGDLEGIMMQGLALHRQGEGEEEEEGEELLDHHTLSDYMAAGEVEVTVHTAARPPLSGIATPAPADPYSRSLRLVVRPMFRPAPTKKMLTTVNPSRKVNDLGRVMREKFGVHWPSEGCFLFVRNHVAMDEGKSFRWHGVEEDETIEIFRAMDD; encoded by the coding sequence ATGGATGTTACTTTCTATACCGACGACGGTGACAAAGGCTTCGTCGTCGAGATTGGCTTCTTCGACACCGTTGCTGAGATCAAGGAGAAGGTGCAGTTCTTCGCCGGCTATCCGGTCGCTTCCCAGAAGCTCGTCTTCAACGGCCAAGAGCTGCGCGACGACGCCGACACCGAGCGCTGCGGCATTCTCCACAACTCCTCCGTCCAAATCCTCGTCGCTAGCGACCCTTCTTGCGCCAAGGAGGAGGATGACGGAGACGCACTCGATCAGACGGTGAAGGTGAACGTGGTCGTGAGTCGGTCGTCTCCAGACCGACGCTTATCACTGGAAGCCAGCGCCTGCGACACTGTCCACCGACTCAAAGCGCGTATTGGCGACCTCGAAGGCATTATGATGCAGGGCTTGGCGTTGCACCGCCAGGGggagggggaggaggaggaggagggggaggagctGCTGGACCACCACACTCTGTCCGACTACATGGCGGCGGGCGAGGTGGAGGTGACGGTGCACACGGCTGCGAGGCCGCCGCTTTCTGGGATAGCGACGCCGGCGCCGGCTGATCCGTACTCGAGGAGTTTGAGGCTGGTGGTGCGGCCAATGTTTCGGCCGGCGCCGACGAAGAAGATGTTGACGACCGTGAATCCGTCGCGGAAAGTGAATGATTTGGGGAGGGTAATGAGGGAGAAGTTTGGGGTCCATTGGCCGAGCGAGGGTTGTTTCTTGTTCGTCCGTAACCACGTCGCCATGGACGAGGGCAAATCCTTCCGATGGCACGGCGTGGAGGAGGATGAAACCATCGAGATCTTTAGGGCGATGGACGATTAG